In one Solidesulfovibrio sp. genomic region, the following are encoded:
- a CDS encoding multidrug efflux RND transporter permease subunit — protein sequence MISKFFIERPVLANVLAVLIMLLGVVTLLGLPVAQYPNITPPTVQVTTSFPGASPQVIVDSVAAPIEQQVNGVEGMLYMSSNSASDGSYTLTVTFEVGTDVDMATVLVQNNVNQAMARLPSQVQAQGITVQKKSTAILLCVTLESPDNTYDSLFLSNYGYLHVRDELSRLPGVGSVTVNGSDEYGMRLWLNPDKVKTYGLTAQDVVNAVSQQNVQVAAGQIGQQPAPDNMHFQYLIQTLGRLDDVRQFEDIILKTDFNQTGQVVRVRDVARVELGSKTYDLFAQKNGRPASLLAVYLLPGANALQTADLIKAAMKKMAADFPPGLVYDIPFDTTRFVNQAIHDVYKTLIEAGILVLLVIMLFLQDFKAMLVPATTVPVTILGAFIAMAMLGFSVNLVTLFGIILAIGIVVDDAIIIVEGTAHHIELGDSPHDAAIATMKELFGPIIGITLVLISVFLPASFLPGITGQLYRQFSLVIASTAVISALNAATLKPTQCALWMKPHKGQLNAFFRGFNAVYQRCENVYAAIVGFLVGHAKLAMLVYVVLIAVTFVGFSSLPTDFLPDEDQGYAIISVQLPPAASLSRTAGVIKQIDGFLKDAPGVADWITFGGMSILDSLNQPNMAAIFITYTDWDKRPKGVNQQTILRYVQSHLATLQDAVAFVMIPPAIQGLGQASGFQMMVEDRGNLGPWALQQACYGLIDAGRSQTGLTPLNVTYNASTPQIYADIDRTQVQYKGVSFNDLFSTLSTYMGSTYINDFNKFGRVYQVRAQAESRFRLRAEDVMQLEVRNNKGEMMPLSAVTTIRDILGPTVLTRYNLYTSASVYGAAAPGFSSGQALSLMEQMSRYNLPASMGVEWTNMSYQEKKVGNQAYLIFALAVVLVYLVLAAQYESWCTPTAVILVVPLALLGTMTALMIRHMDNNVYTQIGVVLLIALASKNAILIVEFARERRARGEPIAQAAVEAARLRFRPILMTSFAFILGVVPLLTASGAGAASQRAVGTAVFGGMLASTLLAVLVVPVFYVLVQGFAERVLGVDKPKDAPEAPKQG from the coding sequence ATGATCTCCAAATTCTTCATCGAGCGGCCGGTCCTGGCCAACGTCCTGGCCGTGCTGATCATGCTGCTCGGCGTGGTCACGCTGCTGGGGCTGCCCGTGGCCCAGTACCCGAACATCACCCCGCCCACCGTCCAGGTGACCACGAGCTTCCCCGGCGCCAGCCCGCAGGTCATCGTCGATTCCGTGGCCGCGCCCATCGAGCAGCAGGTCAACGGCGTGGAAGGCATGCTCTACATGAGCTCCAACAGCGCCTCGGACGGCTCCTACACCCTGACCGTGACCTTCGAGGTCGGCACCGACGTGGACATGGCCACGGTGCTCGTCCAAAACAACGTCAACCAGGCCATGGCCCGCCTGCCCTCCCAGGTCCAGGCCCAGGGCATCACCGTCCAGAAAAAATCCACGGCCATCCTGCTGTGCGTCACCCTGGAGTCTCCGGACAACACCTACGACAGCCTGTTTCTGTCCAACTACGGCTACCTCCACGTGCGCGACGAGCTCTCGCGCCTGCCCGGCGTGGGCTCCGTCACGGTCAACGGCAGCGACGAATACGGCATGCGCCTGTGGCTCAACCCGGACAAGGTCAAGACCTACGGGCTCACGGCCCAGGACGTGGTCAACGCCGTGTCCCAGCAGAACGTCCAGGTGGCCGCCGGCCAGATCGGCCAGCAGCCCGCCCCGGACAACATGCATTTCCAGTACTTGATCCAGACGCTCGGCCGCCTCGACGACGTCAGGCAGTTCGAGGACATCATCCTCAAGACCGACTTCAACCAGACCGGCCAGGTCGTGCGCGTGCGCGACGTGGCCCGGGTCGAGCTCGGCAGCAAGACCTACGACCTGTTCGCCCAGAAAAACGGCCGGCCGGCCAGCCTGCTCGCCGTCTACCTCCTGCCCGGGGCCAACGCCCTGCAGACCGCCGACCTCATCAAGGCGGCCATGAAAAAGATGGCCGCGGACTTCCCCCCCGGGCTCGTCTACGACATCCCCTTCGACACCACGCGCTTCGTCAACCAGGCCATCCACGACGTCTACAAGACGCTGATCGAGGCCGGCATCCTGGTGCTGCTCGTCATCATGCTCTTCCTCCAGGACTTCAAGGCCATGCTCGTGCCGGCGACCACCGTGCCCGTCACCATCCTCGGCGCGTTCATCGCCATGGCCATGCTCGGGTTCTCCGTCAACCTGGTCACGCTGTTCGGCATCATCCTGGCCATCGGCATCGTGGTGGACGACGCCATCATCATCGTGGAGGGCACGGCCCACCACATCGAACTGGGCGACTCCCCCCACGACGCGGCCATCGCCACCATGAAGGAGCTGTTCGGCCCCATCATCGGCATCACCCTGGTGCTGATCTCGGTCTTCCTGCCGGCCTCCTTCCTGCCCGGCATCACCGGCCAGCTCTACCGCCAGTTCTCGCTGGTCATCGCCTCCACGGCCGTGATCAGCGCCCTCAACGCCGCCACCCTCAAGCCCACCCAGTGCGCCCTGTGGATGAAGCCGCACAAGGGCCAGCTCAACGCCTTTTTCCGGGGGTTCAACGCCGTCTACCAGCGTTGCGAGAACGTCTACGCCGCGATCGTGGGCTTCCTGGTCGGCCACGCCAAGCTGGCCATGCTCGTCTACGTCGTCCTGATCGCCGTGACCTTCGTGGGCTTTTCCTCGCTGCCGACCGACTTTTTGCCCGACGAGGACCAGGGCTACGCCATCATCAGCGTCCAGCTGCCGCCGGCGGCCTCGCTGTCGCGCACGGCCGGCGTCATCAAGCAGATCGACGGCTTCCTCAAGGACGCCCCCGGCGTGGCCGACTGGATCACCTTCGGCGGCATGTCCATCCTCGATTCCCTCAACCAGCCCAACATGGCCGCTATCTTCATCACCTACACCGACTGGGACAAGCGGCCCAAGGGCGTCAACCAGCAGACCATCCTGCGCTACGTCCAGTCGCACCTGGCCACGCTCCAGGACGCCGTGGCCTTCGTGATGATCCCCCCGGCCATCCAGGGCCTGGGCCAGGCCAGCGGCTTCCAGATGATGGTCGAGGACCGGGGCAACCTCGGCCCCTGGGCCCTGCAGCAGGCCTGCTACGGCCTGATCGACGCCGGGCGCTCGCAAACGGGGCTCACGCCGCTCAACGTCACCTACAACGCCTCCACCCCGCAGATCTACGCCGACATCGACCGCACCCAGGTCCAGTACAAGGGCGTCAGCTTCAACGACCTCTTCAGCACGCTCTCCACCTACATGGGCTCGACCTACATCAACGACTTCAACAAGTTCGGCCGCGTCTACCAGGTGCGAGCCCAGGCCGAGTCGCGCTTTCGCCTCAGGGCCGAGGACGTCATGCAACTGGAGGTGCGCAACAACAAGGGCGAGATGATGCCCCTGTCCGCGGTCACCACCATCAGGGACATCCTGGGCCCCACGGTGCTCACCCGCTACAACCTCTACACCTCGGCCTCGGTCTACGGCGCCGCCGCCCCGGGCTTCAGTTCCGGCCAGGCCCTTTCGCTCATGGAGCAGATGTCCCGGTACAACCTGCCCGCCTCCATGGGCGTGGAGTGGACCAACATGTCCTACCAGGAGAAGAAGGTCGGCAACCAGGCCTACCTGATCTTCGCCCTGGCCGTGGTCCTGGTCTACCTGGTCCTGGCCGCCCAGTACGAGAGCTGGTGCACGCCCACGGCCGTCATCCTGGTCGTGCCGCTGGCCCTTTTGGGCACCATGACGGCGCTGATGATCCGCCACATGGACAACAACGTCTACACGCAGATCGGCGTGGTGCTGCTCATTGCCCTGGCCAGCAAGAACGCCATCCTCATCGTGGAATTCGCCCGGGAGCGCCGGGCCCGGGGCGAGCCCATCGCCCAGGCGGCCGTGGAGGCGGCCCGGCTGCGTTTTCGTCCCATCCTCATGACCTCGTTCGCCTTCATCCTGGGCGTGGTGCCCCTGCTGACCGCCTCGGGCGCCGGCGCGGCCAGCCAGCGGGCCGTGGGCACGGCGGTTTTCGGCGGCATGCTGGCCTCGACGCTTCTGGCCGTGCTGGTGGTGCCGGTATTTTACGTGCTGGTGCAGGGGTTCGCCGAACGGGTCCTCGGCGTGGACAAGCCCAAGGACGCGCCCGAGGCGCCCAAGCAAGGGTAG
- a CDS encoding SulP family inorganic anion transporter, which produces MGTADTPSDRPVPGEAGFRARALWPDILAGLTLWGVLVPEGLAYAGLAGLPLTAGLYTLVASLPVYFLLGGSPVLVCAATSAESIMLAAVIAPLAGGDPARYAALTALLVLLVGLLFLAAGLLRLGRMTSFLSKPVMTGFVCGLAVSIAAGQFPKLLGLPRGHGDTIAQVAHLAAHLGQCNRAALAVGLAGLALLFAFARIAPRLPAGLCVMALGIAASRFFELRARHGAATVEAVVAGLPSLALPALAPADMAALAPAAAGLALVAFSQALGAAESAARRLGSHVDADRELRALGAANLGSSMLGGLLAGGSLSSTAVNVAAGARSRFAGLTTAVMVVPTLCYLTPVFRGLPEAVLGAVVVHAVAKLMKFGELGRYFRVNRNEWYLALVALLGVVVLGILPGLVLAVSASLLRLVVYASGIELSVLGRLSDGGPDWVATAQHPGAEEVPGVRVLRLEGELFFANAERFRAAVLEGCARPPRARALAIQLRANRKLCITSTDMLRDLAGALRQAGVLLAFIDPAPGTLAMLRAGGVTAIIGEERIYPDAAQAVAALSAACAGGAA; this is translated from the coding sequence ATGGGCACAGCCGATACGCCGTCCGATCGGCCGGTCCCGGGCGAGGCCGGTTTTCGCGCCCGGGCGCTTTGGCCGGACATCCTGGCCGGGCTGACCCTGTGGGGCGTGCTCGTGCCCGAGGGCCTGGCCTACGCGGGCCTGGCCGGCCTGCCGCTGACGGCGGGCCTTTACACCCTCGTGGCCTCGCTGCCGGTCTATTTCCTGCTCGGCGGCAGCCCCGTGCTGGTGTGCGCCGCCACCTCGGCCGAATCCATCATGCTCGCCGCCGTCATCGCCCCCCTGGCCGGGGGCGATCCCGCGCGCTACGCGGCGCTGACGGCCCTGCTCGTGCTGCTGGTGGGCCTTCTGTTCCTGGCGGCGGGGTTGCTGCGCCTGGGGCGGATGACGTCCTTTTTGTCCAAGCCGGTCATGACCGGGTTCGTCTGCGGCCTGGCCGTCTCCATCGCCGCCGGCCAGTTCCCCAAGCTCCTGGGCCTGCCCCGGGGCCACGGCGACACGATCGCCCAGGTGGCGCACCTGGCCGCGCACCTCGGGCAGTGCAACCGGGCCGCCCTGGCCGTGGGCCTGGCCGGCCTGGCGCTGCTTTTCGCCTTCGCGCGCATCGCGCCGCGCCTGCCGGCGGGGCTTTGCGTCATGGCGCTCGGCATCGCGGCCTCGCGGTTTTTCGAACTGCGGGCCCGCCACGGCGCGGCCACGGTCGAGGCCGTGGTCGCGGGGCTGCCGTCCCTTGCCCTGCCCGCTCTGGCCCCGGCGGACATGGCCGCCCTGGCCCCGGCGGCGGCGGGCCTGGCCCTGGTGGCTTTTTCCCAGGCCCTGGGCGCGGCGGAAAGCGCTGCCCGGCGGCTGGGGAGCCACGTGGACGCCGACCGGGAACTGCGGGCGCTTGGCGCGGCCAACCTCGGTTCGTCGATGCTCGGCGGCCTGCTGGCCGGGGGCAGCCTGTCCTCCACGGCCGTCAACGTGGCCGCCGGGGCGCGCAGCCGGTTCGCCGGCCTGACCACGGCCGTGATGGTCGTGCCGACCCTGTGCTATCTGACGCCCGTGTTTCGAGGCCTGCCCGAGGCGGTGCTCGGGGCGGTGGTCGTGCACGCCGTGGCCAAGCTCATGAAATTCGGGGAGCTCGGGCGCTATTTCCGCGTCAACCGCAACGAATGGTACCTGGCCCTGGTCGCCCTGCTGGGAGTCGTGGTCCTGGGGATCCTGCCGGGGCTGGTCCTGGCGGTTTCGGCCTCGCTGCTGCGCCTGGTGGTCTACGCCAGCGGCATCGAGCTGTCGGTGCTGGGGCGGCTTTCCGACGGCGGCCCGGACTGGGTGGCCACAGCTCAACACCCCGGGGCCGAGGAAGTGCCGGGGGTGCGCGTGCTGCGCCTGGAAGGGGAGCTTTTTTTCGCCAATGCCGAGCGGTTTCGCGCCGCCGTGCTGGAGGGTTGCGCCAGGCCGCCCCGGGCCCGCGCCCTGGCCATACAGCTTCGGGCCAACCGCAAGCTGTGCATCACCTCGACCGACATGTTGCGGGACCTGGCCGGCGCGTTGCGCCAGGCCGGCGTACTCCTGGCCTTCATCGACCCGGCCCCCGGGACCCTGGCCATGCTGCGCGCCGGCGGCGTGACGGCGATCATCGGCGAGGAGCGCATCTATCCCGACGCGGCCCAGGCCGTGGCCGCGTTGTCCGCGGCGTGCGCCGGCGGGGCGGCCTGA
- a CDS encoding PAS domain S-box protein — MRRLPGSIGFSLVLVVLAGVLPVLAVVLGSGYERRAHEIDTISLTTLRLAQFYAYEQIAEANRLRAVLSAAATEKVVLNRDAAACGVLFRDMLLANPHYVNFALAAPDGEVLASALPFSRENLGNRKEFREALRKGDLAVGEYSRGRVSGIPILPFAYPVRDAQGAIVAVLIATQRLQDLGTSFDQSLMPTDSFVVMADHDGCRLYNYPPFEKAVVGEPLPPNVWSRMASGEQRTVFTEMGIDGLRRIFAVSHVSLDDGAPYLSIFVAIPERDALDQADMVTGTLLAWLSGSLLLSLCLAWLVGRLAIHAPLERLTRTAKRIGEGDLEARSGLIPAGGALGTLARSMDRMAENLASDRDALVQALESRDQEAQRRAALMDTSPDGIVIIDKDYRVVEANRRFAEMLGYTPEEIVGLRTWAYEATLSEAEIRSRFPMVVNILITFETRHKRKDGTTFPVEVSASGSRIFGQELLVAIVRDITERKLAEQALQESEERYRALFEHSQDAIALREGNPARLTWVNPSFCRLFDYTAEEIQAMPELDLWAFVHPDDREAARRSITQQFTEWFDTSRLRLRILTKAGECRWVDGTGRLVRGSNDRMIMFMLRDVTEEQETRALLESAKAQAEAASRAKSEFLANMSHEIRTPLNGIVGMLQLLKLGGLDTEPAGYVQMALQASQRLTRLLSDILDLSRIEAGKMPFVHEPFDVRDTVLEIRELLLPLARQSGIDCGLFVDPRLPRIVIGDAARLQQLLTNLVGNALKFTRAGQVAITVSCLPAPDESRCRLLFSVADTGVGIPEATLPHLFEPFTQSAHGHRRDHPGAGLGLAICRRLVDLMGGDITLESEVGAGTTVTFSLPFGLPDAPQRPGPRPDAEPAGGCRGLSVLLAEDDALTRTAMRLLLERAGHAVTPAENGRAALDALAAKAVDVILMDIQMPVMDGLEATRRIRAGEAGPERAATPIIAMTAYAMAEDRERFLAAGLDGHIAKPVDAKELFGFLERFAADRATGGTPPAS; from the coding sequence ATGCGCAGGCTTCCCGGTTCGATCGGCTTCAGCTTGGTCCTGGTCGTCCTGGCCGGGGTGCTTCCCGTGCTCGCCGTGGTCCTCGGCTCGGGGTACGAGCGCCGGGCGCACGAGATCGACACCATCAGCCTGACCACGTTGCGGTTGGCCCAATTCTACGCTTACGAGCAGATCGCCGAGGCCAACCGGTTGCGCGCCGTCCTGTCCGCCGCCGCCACGGAAAAAGTCGTGCTGAACCGCGATGCCGCGGCCTGCGGCGTCCTTTTCCGCGACATGCTCCTGGCCAACCCGCACTACGTCAATTTCGCCCTGGCGGCCCCCGACGGCGAGGTCCTGGCCTCCGCCCTCCCCTTCTCACGGGAAAACCTCGGGAACCGCAAGGAATTCCGGGAAGCCCTGCGGAAAGGGGACCTGGCCGTGGGCGAGTATTCACGCGGCAGGGTCAGCGGCATCCCCATCCTGCCCTTCGCCTATCCCGTGCGCGACGCCCAAGGCGCCATCGTCGCCGTGCTGATCGCCACCCAGCGCCTGCAAGACCTCGGCACGTCGTTCGACCAGTCCCTTATGCCGACGGACTCGTTCGTGGTTATGGCCGACCATGACGGCTGCAGGCTGTACAATTACCCGCCGTTCGAAAAGGCGGTAGTCGGCGAACCCCTGCCGCCCAATGTCTGGTCGAGGATGGCCTCGGGGGAACAGCGGACGGTTTTCACCGAAATGGGCATTGACGGCCTGCGCCGCATCTTCGCCGTCAGCCATGTCTCCCTGGACGACGGCGCGCCCTACCTCTCCATCTTCGTGGCCATTCCGGAAAGGGACGCCCTCGATCAGGCCGACATGGTGACAGGCACCCTCCTGGCCTGGCTGTCGGGATCGCTGCTCCTGTCCCTGTGTCTGGCCTGGCTCGTGGGCCGCTTGGCCATCCACGCCCCGCTGGAGCGGCTGACCCGCACGGCCAAACGCATCGGCGAAGGGGACCTCGAGGCCCGCTCGGGCCTGATCCCGGCCGGGGGGGCGCTGGGTACCCTCGCCCGGTCCATGGACCGGATGGCGGAAAACCTCGCCTCCGACCGGGACGCCCTGGTTCAGGCCCTGGAAAGCAGGGACCAGGAAGCCCAGCGGCGCGCCGCCCTCATGGACACCAGCCCCGACGGCATCGTGATCATCGACAAGGACTATCGCGTCGTCGAGGCCAACCGGCGCTTCGCGGAAATGCTCGGCTATACCCCCGAGGAAATCGTCGGCCTGCGGACCTGGGCCTACGAGGCCACCCTGAGCGAGGCCGAAATCCGGTCGCGCTTCCCGATGGTCGTCAACATCCTGATAACCTTCGAAACCCGGCACAAACGCAAGGACGGCACGACGTTCCCCGTGGAGGTCAGCGCCAGCGGAAGCCGCATCTTCGGCCAGGAACTGCTCGTGGCCATCGTCCGGGACATCACCGAGCGCAAACTGGCCGAGCAGGCCCTGCAGGAAAGCGAGGAGCGCTACCGCGCCCTGTTCGAGCATTCCCAGGACGCCATCGCCCTGCGGGAAGGGAACCCGGCACGATTGACCTGGGTCAATCCGTCCTTCTGCCGGCTCTTCGACTACACGGCCGAGGAAATCCAGGCCATGCCCGAACTGGACCTCTGGGCCTTCGTCCATCCCGACGACCGGGAAGCGGCCCGCCGGAGCATAACGCAGCAGTTCACGGAGTGGTTCGACACCTCGCGGCTGCGCTTGCGCATCCTGACCAAGGCCGGCGAGTGCCGCTGGGTGGACGGGACGGGACGGCTGGTGCGCGGCAGCAACGACCGAATGATCATGTTCATGCTCCGGGACGTGACCGAGGAGCAGGAAACCCGGGCCCTGCTGGAATCGGCCAAGGCGCAAGCCGAGGCCGCCAGCCGGGCGAAAAGCGAATTCCTGGCCAACATGAGCCACGAGATCCGCACGCCGCTCAACGGCATCGTGGGCATGCTCCAGTTGCTCAAGCTCGGCGGTCTGGACACCGAGCCGGCGGGCTACGTGCAGATGGCCCTGCAAGCCAGCCAACGCCTGACGCGGCTGCTGTCCGACATCCTGGACCTCTCGCGCATCGAGGCGGGCAAGATGCCCTTTGTCCACGAACCCTTCGACGTGCGGGATACCGTTCTCGAAATCCGGGAGCTCCTCCTGCCCCTGGCCAGGCAGTCGGGAATCGACTGCGGGCTGTTCGTCGATCCCCGCCTTCCCCGGATCGTGATCGGCGACGCCGCGCGGCTCCAGCAACTCCTGACCAACCTGGTCGGCAACGCCCTGAAATTCACCAGGGCCGGCCAGGTCGCCATCACGGTCTCCTGTTTGCCCGCGCCTGACGAAAGCCGGTGCCGGCTGCTGTTTTCCGTGGCCGACACGGGCGTGGGCATTCCCGAGGCGACGCTGCCGCACCTGTTCGAGCCCTTCACCCAAAGCGCCCACGGACATCGGCGCGACCACCCGGGGGCGGGCCTGGGGCTGGCCATCTGCAGGCGCCTGGTCGACCTCATGGGCGGCGACATCACCCTCGAAAGCGAGGTCGGCGCCGGCACGACCGTCACCTTCAGCCTGCCCTTCGGCTTGCCCGACGCGCCCCAGCGGCCGGGTCCACGACCGGACGCCGAGCCCGCGGGAGGCTGTCGGGGCCTGTCCGTGCTCCTGGCCGAGGACGACGCGCTGACCCGGACGGCGATGCGCCTTCTGCTCGAACGGGCCGGCCACGCCGTGACCCCGGCCGAGAACGGCCGGGCGGCCCTTGACGCCCTGGCCGCCAAGGCCGTCGACGTGATCCTCATGGACATCCAGATGCCGGTCATGGACGGCCTGGAGGCCACGCGCCGCATCCGCGCCGGGGAGGCCGGCCCGGAGCGGGCCGCCACGCCCATCATCGCCATGACGGCCTACGCCATGGCCGAGGATCGGGAAAGATTCCTGGCCGCCGGCCTGGACGGCCACATCGCCAAGCCCGTGGACGCCAAGGAGCTTTTCGGTTTCCTGGAGCGGTTCGCGGCCGACCGGGCCACGGGGGGCACCCCCCCGGCGTCGTAA
- a CDS encoding transporter suffix domain-containing protein, producing the protein MIPPHPATAQPPGVWKRRLGLGLLVYSFIPLCTVEVIAFLPVTASQAVTLGVIFIASGEVACLAAIALLGKAFVAGIKEKVKAFLTRRERPSRPRHIGLWRHRLGITLLVGSLAPYYAALGFLLLGRPEPGDTRTLLYLLLAGEGLFFAGLGVLGEEFWARLAKLFEWPGRETATTDGGATGPGRT; encoded by the coding sequence ATGATACCACCGCACCCTGCCACCGCACAACCGCCGGGCGTCTGGAAAAGGCGCCTGGGGCTGGGCCTGCTCGTCTACAGTTTCATCCCGCTTTGCACCGTTGAAGTGATCGCCTTTTTACCCGTCACGGCCAGCCAAGCCGTCACGCTCGGGGTCATCTTCATCGCCTCCGGCGAAGTCGCCTGCCTCGCGGCCATCGCCCTGCTCGGCAAGGCCTTCGTCGCCGGCATCAAGGAGAAGGTCAAAGCGTTTTTGACGCGCCGGGAACGGCCGTCGCGGCCCAGGCACATCGGCCTGTGGCGTCATCGACTGGGCATAACCCTCCTTGTCGGCAGCCTCGCCCCGTATTACGCCGCGCTCGGCTTTCTGCTCCTCGGCCGGCCGGAACCCGGCGACACGCGAACGCTCCTGTACCTGCTGCTTGCCGGCGAGGGGCTTTTTTTCGCCGGCCTGGGCGTGCTCGGCGAGGAATTCTGGGCGCGGCTGGCGAAGCTTTTCGAATGGCCCGGCAGGGAAACCGCGACAACGGACGGGGGCGCCACCGGCCCCGGGAGGACATGA
- a CDS encoding saccharopine dehydrogenase NADP-binding domain-containing protein, with protein MGKHVLLLGAGGMGALAARTVAAFEEVASLTVASLDRNDAARVAVLCQGKGEAASVDVTDHEALVGLMGRADLALNCVGPFFRFGPPVLRAAIEAGTDYLDICDDPTPTRDMLDMDRQAREAGVTAVVGMGASPGLSNLLGACVMDRLDTVERLVAGWNIEEKTDDSLEFSAAVIHWMEQCSGTILECRDGTLVDGAPLADLVIDYPGRGKRTIYTVGHPEPVSFHYSWPQVRETHCGMVMPSAWIGTFRGYRDAIDAGRMTLEEAGRDLVANAAGAGWIEALLTALSRLVDGPRLPLFFVLGEGSRDGVKKTVAASLSATPADMAAMTGVPLALGAILHLRGQTPGPGVMAPERAFDPGAFFTLFAPYCTLPGPCAASRLVALAEA; from the coding sequence ATGGGCAAGCACGTGTTGCTGCTCGGCGCCGGCGGCATGGGCGCCCTGGCCGCCCGCACCGTGGCCGCCTTCGAGGAGGTGGCGAGCCTGACCGTGGCCAGCCTGGACCGCAACGACGCCGCCCGGGTGGCCGTCCTGTGCCAGGGCAAGGGCGAGGCGGCTTCCGTCGACGTCACGGACCACGAGGCCCTGGTGGGGCTCATGGGCCGGGCCGATCTGGCGCTTAACTGCGTGGGGCCGTTTTTCCGCTTCGGGCCGCCGGTGCTGCGGGCGGCCATCGAGGCCGGCACCGACTACCTGGACATCTGCGACGACCCGACCCCCACGAGGGACATGCTGGACATGGACCGCCAGGCCCGGGAGGCCGGCGTCACCGCCGTGGTCGGCATGGGGGCCAGCCCGGGCCTGAGCAACCTCCTGGGGGCCTGCGTCATGGACCGCCTGGACACGGTGGAACGACTGGTCGCCGGCTGGAACATCGAGGAGAAAACCGACGACAGCCTGGAATTTTCCGCCGCCGTCATCCACTGGATGGAGCAGTGCTCGGGCACGATCCTCGAATGCCGCGACGGCACCCTCGTCGACGGCGCCCCCCTGGCCGACCTGGTCATCGACTACCCCGGCCGGGGAAAGCGCACCATCTACACCGTGGGCCATCCCGAACCCGTCTCCTTCCACTACTCCTGGCCGCAGGTGCGCGAAACCCACTGCGGCATGGTCATGCCCTCGGCCTGGATCGGCACGTTTCGCGGCTACCGCGACGCCATCGACGCCGGGAGGATGACCCTGGAGGAAGCGGGCCGCGACCTGGTGGCCAATGCCGCCGGGGCCGGCTGGATCGAGGCGTTGCTCACGGCCCTGTCGCGCCTGGTCGACGGGCCCCGGTTGCCCCTTTTCTTCGTCCTGGGCGAAGGCAGTCGCGACGGCGTCAAAAAGACGGTCGCCGCGTCGCTTTCCGCCACGCCCGCCGACATGGCGGCCATGACCGGCGTGCCCCTGGCCCTGGGCGCCATCCTGCACCTGCGCGGCCAGACCCCGGGGCCGGGCGTCATGGCCCCGGAGCGGGCCTTCGACCCCGGGGCCTTTTTCACGCTTTTCGCGCCCTACTGCACCCTGCCCGGGCCGTGCGCGGCCTCGCGGCTGGTGGCCCTGGCCGAGGCCTAG